The following proteins are encoded in a genomic region of Gossypium hirsutum isolate 1008001.06 chromosome D05, Gossypium_hirsutum_v2.1, whole genome shotgun sequence:
- the LOC121216960 gene encoding uncharacterized protein, whose product MKVTGKTSLPATFPVRNPTDVDLKLTEKRKTRNTRRKRVSAPLVGRRSRPGTPLLKWKKEEGEKVKVELEEEEEEEDGGRRGGVRGRRKKGASKVSARKLAAGLWRLHSPETVTPGGERMHRLGFKPSNGFMDVPFLYHHEGKVYGSDAKDPSQSRSSVSGTKNGFLHKIEPSVPFSNSAMEGATKWDPVGLKATDDARKFFGHVKRIEQQVSAVSIVSALEAELEQSRARIEELETERRSSKKKLEQFLRKVSEERAAWRSREHEKIRAVVDDVKAELNREKKNRQRLEIVNSKLVNELAATKLSAKQYIQDYEKERKARELIEEVCDELAKGIGEDKAEVEELRRDSMKLREEVDEERKMLQMAEVWREERVQMKLIDAKVALEDRYSQMNKLVADLETFLRSRTGTLEAKDMKEAESLRQVAASVNVEEIKEFTYEPPKPDDIFAVFEDVALAEANEREIEPCVAHSPASYSSKVHMVSPEINMMRKDIIPRHPNAYVDQSDEIEEDESGWETVSHLEDQGSSYSPEGSDASVNKNCRGSNFSGSGIEWEENSCRDTDTPDTEISEVCSLPARQFKKVSSVAKLWRSFPNNGENYKIISVEGTNGRLSNGRKSNSGIMSPDRGSGKGCVSPRNLVGHWSSPDTGHQHITRGKKGCIEWPRGPPKSSLKAKLLEARMETQKLQLRHILKQKT is encoded by the exons ATGAAAGTGACGGGGAAAACGAGTTTACCGGCGACATTTCCGGTGAGGAATCCGACGGACGTGGATCTCAAGCTGACGGAGAAGAGAAAGACACGGAACACGAGGCGAAAACGGGTTAGTGCACCGTTGGTAGGACGGCGGAGTAGGCCGGGCACGCCTTTGTTGAAATGGAAGAAGGAGGAGGGAGAGAAAGTCAAGGTGGAGCTCGAGGAGGAGGAAGAGGAGGAGGACGGTGGTCGGAGAGGTGGTGTTCGGGGACGACGCAAGAAAGGAGCTTCGAAGGTTTCGGCGAGGAAGCTTGCAGCTGGTTTGTGGCGGTTGCATTCGCCGGAGACGGTGACTCCCGGTGGAGAGAGGATGCACCGGTTGGGGTTCAAG CCTAGTAATGGTTTTATGGATGTCCCTTTTCTTTATCATCACGAGGGTAAAGTTTATGGTTCAGATGCAAAGGATCCATCACAGAGCCGTAGCTCTGTCTCCGGCACGAAGAATGGCTTCTTGCATAAG ATTGAGCCTTCGGTTCCATTTTCGAACTCGGCGATGGAGGGAGCTACAAAGTGGGATCCTGTTGGGTTAAAAGCAACAGATGATGCACGGAAATTTTTCGGACATGTGAAGCGTATTGAACAACAAGTAAGTGCAGTATCAATTGTTTCTGCCCTTGAAGCTGAGCTAGAGCAGTCTCGAGCTCGGATTGAGGAGCTTGAGACTGAGCGCAGGTCCTCAAAGAAGAAACTCGAGCAGTTCTTAAGGAAAGTTAGTGAGGAAAGGGCTGCATGGCGGAGCAGGGAGCATGAGAAAATACGCGCAGTTGTTGATGATGTTAAAGCTGAATTGAACCGGGAAAAGAAAAACCGACAGAGGCTTGAAATAGTTAATTCGAAATTGGTGAATGAGCTGGCTGCGACCAAGTTATCAGCAAAGCAATATATTCAGGATtatgaaaaggaaagaaaggctCGAGAACTGATCGAAGAAGTATGTGATGAACTTGCTAAGGGAATTGGAGAAGACAAGGCTGAAGTAGAAGAATTAAGGCGAGATTCGATGAAGCTTCGAGAGGAAGTtgatgaagaaagaaagatgttgcaGATGGCTGAGGTCTGGCGTGAGGAACGTGTTCAAATGAAGCTCATTGACGCAAAGGTAGCACTCGAAGATAGGTATTCGCAGATGAACAAACTTGTTGCGGATTTGGAGACTTTTCTAAGGTCAAGAACCGGAACTCTGGAAGCAAAAGACATGAAAGAAGCAGAATCCCTTAGACAGGTTGCTGCGTCAGTTAATGTTGAAGAAATCAAGGAATTTACATATGAGCCCCCAAAACCGGATGACATTTTTGCTGTTTTTGAAGATGTAGCTTTAGCTGAAGCCAATGAAAGGGAAATCGAACCATGTGTTGCACATAGTCCTGCCAGCTATTCCTCGAAAGTTCATATGGTGAGTCCTGAAATTAACATGATGAGAAAAGACATCATTCCGAGACATCCAAATGCATATGTTGATCAGAGTGATGAGATAGAAGAAGATGAGAGTGGGTGGGAAACTGTTAGCCATCTTGAAGATCAGGGCTCGAGTTATTCACCTGAAGGGAGTGATGCGTCTGTAAACAAGAATTGCCGGGGCAGTAATTTCTCGGGTAGTGGAATCGAATGGGAAGAAAATTCATGCAGAGATACAGATACACCAGACACGGAAATTAGTGAAGTTTGTTCGTTACCGGCTAGACAGTTCAAGAAGGTTTCATCAGTAGCCAAGCTTTGGAGATCATTCCCGAACAACGgagaaaattacaaaataatctcAGTAGAAGGAACAAATGGTAGGCTTTCAAACGGAAGAAAATCTAACAGTGGTATCATGTCCCCAGATCGAGGTTCAGGTAAAGGTTGTGTTAGCCCCCGAAACCTGGTAGGACATTGGAGTTCGCCCGACACTGGTCATCAACACATAACGAGAGGGAAGAAAGGGTGCATTGAATGGCCTCGTGGTCCACCAAAAAGTAGTTTGAAGGCAAAACTTTTGGAGGCAAGAATGGAAACTCAGAAGCTCCAATTACGGCACATCCTTAAACAGAAGACGTAG
- the LOC121216961 gene encoding NEP1-interacting protein 1 isoform X2, which translates to MLKELFIGITEVPFRCAEEVSLWVLAAMKDVGIGFLIEVGFAAFSFVFALVGAMKGQTTETGLFNGAGLGAVAGAITAVQLLESLADGELLSQVALLVRLVSQKVFIARVNSAMLKAFQWEMNIFESTYTEISNICDVDGAKGLSRSWIQKLPMHEIQSSPMFQSSCSICLQGLKDGEMARNLPRCEHMFHLNCIDEWLSRVGTCPMCRDHVF; encoded by the exons ATGTTAAAGGAGTTGTTTATAGGCATAACTGAGGTTCCATTTAGATGTGCAGAAGAAGTCTCTTTGTGGGTTTTGGCTGCAATGAAAGATGTTGGAATTGGGTTCTTAATTGAAGTCGGCTTTGCTGCTTTCAGCTTCGTTTTTGCCTTGG TAGGAGCAATGAAAGGCCAAACGACTGAAACTGGATTGTTCAATGGGGCTGGACTTGGTGCTGTTGCAGGTGCAATCACAGCCGTTCAATTGCTTGAATCATTGGCTGATGGGGAGTTATTATCACAG GTAGCTTTATTAGTTAGGTTAGTGAGTCAGAAGGTCTTCATTGCACGGGTGAATTCAGCAATGCTAAAAGCTTTTCAATGGGAA ATGAACATATTTGAATCAACATATACAGAGATCTCAAACATTTGTGATGTAGATGGAGCAAAGGGTTTGTCAAGAAGTTGGATTCAAAAGCTTCCAATGCATGAAATTCAATCTAGTCCCATGTTTCAGTCTTCTTGTTCAATTTGCTTACAG GGTCTAAAAGATGGTGAAATGGCAAGAAATCTTCCGAGATGTGAGCATATGTTTCACTTAAATTGCATAGATGAATGGCTGAGCAGGGTAGGCACTTGTCCAATGTGCAGAGACCATGTTTTTTAG
- the LOC121216961 gene encoding NEP1-interacting protein-like 1 isoform X1, whose protein sequence is MLYILHHKLPHSLKAPYVFIFQEIKFQSQRVSNNFLPMLKELFIGITEVPFRCAEEVSLWVLAAMKDVGIGFLIEVGFAAFSFVFALETIVGAMKGQTTETGLFNGAGLGAVAGAITAVQLLESLADGELLSQVALLVRLVSQKVFIARVNSAMLKAFQWEMNIFESTYTEISNICDVDGAKGLSRSWIQKLPMHEIQSSPMFQSSCSICLQGLKDGEMARNLPRCEHMFHLNCIDEWLSRVGTCPMCRDHVF, encoded by the exons ATGCTTTATATTTTACATCACAAGCTTCCTCACTCCTTAAAAGCACCATATGTTTTCATTTTCCAAGAAATCAAATTTCAAAGCCAAAGGGTTTCAAATAATTTTCTTCCAATGTTAAAGGAGTTGTTTATAGGCATAACTGAGGTTCCATTTAGATGTGCAGAAGAAGTCTCTTTGTGGGTTTTGGCTGCAATGAAAGATGTTGGAATTGGGTTCTTAATTGAAGTCGGCTTTGCTGCTTTCAGCTTCGTTTTTGCCTTGG AAACTATAGTAGGAGCAATGAAAGGCCAAACGACTGAAACTGGATTGTTCAATGGGGCTGGACTTGGTGCTGTTGCAGGTGCAATCACAGCCGTTCAATTGCTTGAATCATTGGCTGATGGGGAGTTATTATCACAG GTAGCTTTATTAGTTAGGTTAGTGAGTCAGAAGGTCTTCATTGCACGGGTGAATTCAGCAATGCTAAAAGCTTTTCAATGGGAA ATGAACATATTTGAATCAACATATACAGAGATCTCAAACATTTGTGATGTAGATGGAGCAAAGGGTTTGTCAAGAAGTTGGATTCAAAAGCTTCCAATGCATGAAATTCAATCTAGTCCCATGTTTCAGTCTTCTTGTTCAATTTGCTTACAG GGTCTAAAAGATGGTGAAATGGCAAGAAATCTTCCGAGATGTGAGCATATGTTTCACTTAAATTGCATAGATGAATGGCTGAGCAGGGTAGGCACTTGTCCAATGTGCAGAGACCATGTTTTTTAG